DNA sequence from the Vibrio ishigakensis genome:
TCTCTTCACACAATTCAATCGCTTGGTAACCTTGGCCCTTTCTGTTCTGGTCTTCCTAGTTGCCTTTTCGGGAGTAATGCTATTTAAAGGCAACCTGGTTCTTAGCATCACCCTCACCTGCATCGCCTGTGTTTGGGCTATTGGATGGACAGGTTACCAAAGCGCTCTTAATCAAGTTCACTTTGATAGACAGAATCAACGCTCAGACTGGGCATTAAAGAACCTGAAATAGGTTCAACGGCTAGTCGCATGCACCAAACGTTGCGATTTTTTTCATATCGGGTTGTGACAGCACGGCTTGAAGAATCCCAGCCGACACAATCACGCCACAACCTGTAAGTTGCATCAGCGACAACGACTCACTAAACAGCCACCAGCCTAGAAAGGCTACTGTCACCACTTCCATATAAGCCAAGGTCCCAAATGCGGTGGCAGAAAGTTTTTCAAGAGCAGTAACGGAGCAGACGATTCCCATAAAGCCAGGAACTGCTCCTGCCAAAACCACCCAGCCAAATTAACCAATATCTATTGTAGAAGCACCTTCCCAAGCGAAAGGAAGCATACAGAGGGATCCAGCCGCCAGTTGCCAAATACTGCAATAGCGACAGAGCTATTCTACGACAAGGTTACCTCACACAAGGAACTGTTTAGAGTACCTGGCGCATCTCATGTAGACTTATATGATGTAGAAGAATATGTGAGCCAGGCGGCTGAGAAAATCGCTTCGTTTTTCGATAACCAAGCATAAGCATTAACTTCAGTGGTAGGTTCTCCCTGCCACTTTGCCACATAGGTTGAAGCATGAAGAAGTATCACTTTAATACCATAGGCGAACAGAACCAAATGTTGGGTATCCGTCCGCCAGAACACCCTCTTTTTGACGTCATCAAGATGAGCTCCAAGGGCGCGGATAATCCGCTCAGTTGTGAGGGTGGCTTCTCCATTTCTTCCAGCTTTTACTCTATCTCGATGAAGCACATCACCTCTGGTGAGTTGATGTACGGACGCACCAAATACGATTGTTCCAACGGTACCATGCTGTTTATCGCCCCCGAACAGGAACTATCTGGTGTGGGGATAAAAGTAGATTCAGTAGCGCGTACTATTAGCTTTCATGAGGACTATATCCGCGGTCATGAACTGCAGGAGCAGCTAAAGAAATACCACTTCTTCAACTACTCGGTAAACGAGGCCCTGCACCTTTCTCCAAAAGAAGAAAAGCAAATGGCGGCACTGTTCGATGCAATAGAAGGTGAATATCACAACAACCTAGATGCTTTCACCAAAGAGCTTATTCTGTCTCAGCTCAGCACCTTGCTAATGTATGCCAACCGCTACTATCACAGACAGTTCTTGATGCGCAAAGACGCAGATACCTCGGTCTACGACAAATTCTCTGTGCTTTTGGATGCACGTTTGCAATCCATTGTTGAGGAATCAACCGCTATCCCTGAGGTAGAAGAACTGGCTCAGTCGATGAACATGACCAGCCGCTATCTCAGTGACGCCCTTAAAGCAGAAACAGGAAGAACCACTAAGGACTGGATTCATAAGGCTCTAATAGATAAATCAAAAGACCTGCTTCTATCGACCAAGGATTCAGTGGCAACCATCGCCTATGCCCTCGGTTTTGAATACCCGCAATACTTCTCACGCCTATTCAAAAATAAAGTAGATCTTACACCTTCGGAATATCGTTCTGAGAATATCAGACACTAATTTTTAATTACTCTAGCCCTTGTTTAATTGGGCTCTAGAGTAATTACGAGTTCTTGCTACCTTATGTATCTCATACATATTGAGTGAGTCGACTTCACAACGAACCTCTACTTCTTCTAGCCAAAACACATCAAACAAAAGGTGAAGATCATTGGCGAGGTTCAGTTCGAACAAAGCAAGGTTGTCAGACATCTCCTGCAAAGTCTTTGATATGTCCACCACTATCAAGCGATGCTCAGGATCAAGTTTATGGTTCTCGTCCATGTAATCCTTAATACTAGTCACAACTATGACCATGGACTTTCCCTCCCCTATATCTAACACATCATATACCCTATCGTTTAAATAAATTGTGCTTTGATATTGCTCTTCTTTTAAGAACAAACCCAGATTCATAGTCTCTCTCCAAATATAAAGTATTTGAAAACCTTATCCTTATACATGAGGGAGAAGAACGAATAAGAGTTATTCATTTCGCGTCACTTTACCGTTCAAAAATGCATAACAGTTAACCGTATTATTTTAAATCTCAAAAACTAATATATGCCCCATCGAGACGGAGCGTTAAGGCAAAAGGGATTGTTAAACACCTAAAACGAGTTATGAAAATGAACGGTAAAAATCTTCTATCAGTAGCAATTCTTTCCTCACTAGCGGGGAGCGCGTTTGCTTTCGATTCATCACGGATTAGCGGCGAAATCATCTTTGCTACTGGCTATATGTCTAGCAACTCTAACCTAAGCACCGAGAGCGATTCCTTCCTTAAAGACAATACTAAAAAAGGCTCACACAATGACGACTTCATTGTAATGCCGCTGGGTAACATCGCTTACGACCTAGGCGAACAGCGTAACCAACGCGTCTACCTAGGTACCTCTCGAGACGACCTAGCTGTTGGCGACCTAGCATTTGAGATTGGCTACCAATATGACATGCAAAACGGCACCCAAGTTGATGTAGCTTACCTACCAACAGTGCTTTCTGGTAAAGCATGGAAAAACCCATACCTTGAGGGTAACCGTAGTAAGACAGATGTAGATGGTCATGCATTCAGACTAAAGCTGAACAGCATTGCAGGAACAGGTTTCTCTCTAGACATGGCGTATGCCATGACTGAAATCGATGATGAGCAAATCGCTGACAAGGCATTACACCGTGACGCTGACATCTACTACGCAAAGGCGGGTTACCTGACTCACCTAGCACCAAACATGGGACTAAAGTCTAGCCTTGGCTACCTGCACAATGACTCAGAGGGCAAAGCAGAAACACACGACCAATATGAAGTTGAGCTTAGCTATTTCCTTGTTCACAACGCACATACCATCGCACTAACAGGTAGCTATGCATATCGCGACTACGATGCACAGAACTCAATCTACGGAAAAACACGTTCGGACAACCGTTCAAAGCTATTCCTAGCTTACGAGTACGCCAACATTGCGGGTCTTGAGAACTGGAATCTAGTTTCTTTCGCTGGCGTAAATTACAACGACTCGAACATTAGCTTCTACTCAAACGAAGATTACCTAGCGTCAGTAGGTGTTAGCTATAAGTTCTAAATAAACAAAGACAGTTTGTTTCCAAATCCCCCCATTTTTAAGCCACTTGGATGAGAAAAATGGGGGATTTTTTGTATCTGCAGATTAGCGAAACGTACCTTCAGTAAGAAAAGCCCCTCACCCTAACTCTCTGGTTGGACAATAGAGTTAAAGAAGCTCTGCACCGCTTGATGCAAACACTGGTTTAGCGGGTAACCTCGCCTCGATTGTAAATATCCCCCGGTAATACTGATAGAAGTCAGATGCTTAGGAATGGTTGGTAACGCATAGCAGGCCAATTCAGGGTTATGTTTTAGAATATAGCTGCTACTAAATACCATAGCATCGGAGCTGACTATTTTGTCTATCAAGACAGGAACACTATGACTCAGCAAGGCCACGTTTGGCTCATACCCTCTATTCAAGAACTGCTCATCATAAAGATCGTATTTTCCTACACTTGAGTCCGAGGAATACTTCACTATCGGAATATCATGAATATCTTCCCACGCAGAGCTCTTACTCAGAA
Encoded proteins:
- a CDS encoding helix-turn-helix domain-containing protein, which encodes MKKYHFNTIGEQNQMLGIRPPEHPLFDVIKMSSKGADNPLSCEGGFSISSSFYSISMKHITSGELMYGRTKYDCSNGTMLFIAPEQELSGVGIKVDSVARTISFHEDYIRGHELQEQLKKYHFFNYSVNEALHLSPKEEKQMAALFDAIEGEYHNNLDAFTKELILSQLSTLLMYANRYYHRQFLMRKDADTSVYDKFSVLLDARLQSIVEESTAIPEVEELAQSMNMTSRYLSDALKAETGRTTKDWIHKALIDKSKDLLLSTKDSVATIAYALGFEYPQYFSRLFKNKVDLTPSEYRSENIRH
- a CDS encoding DUF2860 domain-containing protein, translated to MNGKNLLSVAILSSLAGSAFAFDSSRISGEIIFATGYMSSNSNLSTESDSFLKDNTKKGSHNDDFIVMPLGNIAYDLGEQRNQRVYLGTSRDDLAVGDLAFEIGYQYDMQNGTQVDVAYLPTVLSGKAWKNPYLEGNRSKTDVDGHAFRLKLNSIAGTGFSLDMAYAMTEIDDEQIADKALHRDADIYYAKAGYLTHLAPNMGLKSSLGYLHNDSEGKAETHDQYEVELSYFLVHNAHTIALTGSYAYRDYDAQNSIYGKTRSDNRSKLFLAYEYANIAGLENWNLVSFAGVNYNDSNISFYSNEDYLASVGVSYKF
- a CDS encoding alpha/beta hydrolase, whose protein sequence is MPNTAIATELFYDKVTSHKELFRVPGASHVDLYDVEEYVSQAAEKIASFFDNQA
- a CDS encoding DMT family transporter, encoding MAGAVPGFMGIVCSVTALEKLSATAFGTLAYMEVVTVAFLGWWLFSESLSLMQLTGCGVIVSAGILQAVLSQPDMKKIATFGACD